One stretch of Limnohabitans sp. DNA includes these proteins:
- a CDS encoding LysR substrate-binding domain-containing protein, translating to MTLTELKYIVAVAREKHFGKAAEACFVSQPTLSLAIKKLEEELEVKLFERSASEVSVTTLGEEIVRQAQSVLEQAAEIKEIAKRGKDPLAATMRLGVIYTIGPYLLPDLVRQIITDIPQMPLMLQENFTVRLLEMLRTGELDCAILAEPFPESGLAIAPLYDETFMAALPLNHPLAKEAFITPDQLKNETMLLLGTGHCFRDHVLEVCPEFARYASQTDGIRKTFEGSSLETIKHMVAAGMGVTLVPRLSVPDLKPVHKRSGGHSDSPVRYLPIVDPAGGKPPTRRVVLAWRRSYTRYEAIAAMRNAIYACPLPGVTRLS from the coding sequence ATGACCCTGACCGAACTCAAATACATCGTGGCCGTGGCCCGCGAAAAGCACTTTGGCAAAGCCGCCGAGGCTTGCTTTGTGTCGCAACCCACGCTGTCGCTGGCCATCAAGAAGCTGGAAGAAGAGCTGGAGGTCAAGCTGTTCGAGCGCAGCGCCAGCGAGGTCTCGGTCACCACCTTGGGCGAAGAAATCGTGCGCCAAGCGCAAAGCGTGCTGGAGCAAGCCGCCGAAATCAAGGAAATTGCCAAGCGGGGCAAAGACCCGCTGGCCGCGACCATGCGGCTGGGGGTCATCTACACGATCGGGCCTTATTTGCTGCCCGATTTGGTGCGCCAAATCATCACCGATATCCCGCAAATGCCGCTGATGCTGCAAGAAAACTTTACTGTGCGCCTGCTGGAGATGCTGCGCACGGGTGAGCTCGATTGCGCGATTTTGGCCGAGCCCTTTCCCGAGTCGGGCCTGGCGATTGCGCCGCTGTACGACGAGACCTTCATGGCGGCCTTGCCGCTGAACCACCCGCTGGCCAAAGAGGCCTTCATCACCCCCGACCAACTGAAAAACGAGACCATGCTGCTGCTGGGGACGGGCCATTGCTTTCGCGACCATGTGCTGGAGGTGTGCCCCGAATTTGCGCGCTACGCCAGTCAGACCGATGGCATCCGCAAGACCTTTGAGGGTTCGTCGTTGGAGACCATCAAGCACATGGTGGCCGCAGGCATGGGCGTGACGCTGGTGCCGCGCCTGTCGGTGCCCGACCTCAAGCCGGTGCACAAGCGCTCGGGCGGGCACAGCGATTCGCCCGTGCGTTATTTGCCCATTGTCGACCCGGCAGGCGGCAAGCCGCCCACGCGCCGTGTGGTGCTGGCTTGGCGGCGCAGTTACACCCGCTATGAGGCGATTGCTGCCATGCGCAATGCCATCTACGCCTGCCCCTTGCCGGGTGTGACGCGACTGTCGTGA
- the recG gene encoding ATP-dependent DNA helicase RecG produces MPSPSASAPAKTLSAPQKALIKLGLKRDIDLALHLPLRYEDETRIVKLRDAREGDTAQIEATVTACEITMRPRRQLLVTVDDGSDTCVMRFFSFYPSHQKALAVGNRIRARGEVKGGFMGLTMMHPTFKAAGGQLAEALTPVYPTVAGLAQAYLRRAVITGLNHADLSETMPAGVAWPDPRGAWTLRAALQFLHHPTPDVSLAALEDRSHPAWVRLKCEELLAQQLSQLTAKRERDLLRAPALKMKRGALHDQLLAALPFGLTKAQQRVGREIAKDLSRPVPMHRLLQGDVGAGKTVVAALAAMVAIDAGWQCALMAPTEILATQHFAKLVGWLEPLGVKVAWLIGSQKKKERAAMLALIESGEAALVVGTHAVIQEHVKFKNLGLAVIDEQHRFGVAQRLALRGKMQAPGMEPHMLMMTATPIPRTLAMSYYADLDVSVIDELPPGRTPIVTRVVSDHRRDEVVSRIGAQLQEGRQVYWVCPLIEESEALDLTNATQTHADLSEALPGVMVGLLHSRMPVAEKKAVMELFTAGVMGVLVSTTVIEVGVDVPNASLMVIEHAERFGLSQLHQLRGRVGRGAAASACVLLYGTPEGGRLSETARERLRAMVETNDGFEIARRDLEIRGPGEFLGARQSGAPLLRFADLETDGHLLDWARALAPQMLDQHPHLAERHIGRWLGGKSEYLKA; encoded by the coding sequence ATGCCCTCCCCGTCAGCCTCCGCGCCCGCCAAAACCCTCAGCGCCCCGCAAAAGGCGCTGATCAAGCTCGGCTTGAAGCGCGACATCGATCTGGCGCTGCACCTGCCGCTGCGTTACGAGGACGAGACCCGCATCGTCAAGCTGCGCGATGCGCGCGAGGGCGACACGGCGCAGATCGAGGCCACAGTGACGGCTTGCGAGATCACGATGCGGCCACGCCGCCAGCTCTTGGTGACGGTGGATGACGGATCGGACACCTGCGTGATGCGGTTTTTCAGCTTCTACCCCTCGCACCAAAAGGCGCTGGCGGTGGGCAACCGCATTCGGGCGCGGGGCGAGGTCAAGGGCGGTTTCATGGGGCTGACCATGATGCACCCCACTTTCAAGGCGGCGGGTGGCCAGTTGGCCGAGGCACTAACCCCGGTTTACCCGACCGTGGCGGGGCTGGCCCAAGCCTATTTGCGCCGTGCCGTGATCACCGGGCTGAACCACGCTGATCTGAGTGAAACCATGCCTGCTGGCGTCGCTTGGCCCGACCCGCGTGGGGCTTGGACGCTGCGCGCTGCGCTGCAGTTTTTGCACCACCCCACGCCCGATGTGTCGCTGGCCGCTTTAGAGGACCGCAGCCACCCGGCCTGGGTGCGCCTGAAATGCGAGGAGTTGCTGGCGCAGCAGTTGTCGCAGCTCACCGCCAAGCGCGAGCGCGATTTGTTGCGCGCCCCGGCTTTGAAGATGAAGCGCGGCGCTTTGCACGACCAGTTGCTGGCCGCCCTGCCCTTTGGCCTGACGAAGGCCCAGCAGCGCGTGGGGCGCGAAATTGCCAAAGATTTGAGCCGCCCGGTGCCCATGCACCGTCTGCTGCAAGGCGATGTGGGCGCGGGCAAAACCGTGGTGGCGGCGCTGGCGGCCATGGTGGCGATTGACGCGGGTTGGCAATGCGCCTTGATGGCCCCGACCGAGATCTTGGCCACCCAGCACTTTGCCAAGTTGGTGGGCTGGCTTGAGCCTTTGGGCGTGAAGGTGGCTTGGTTGATTGGCAGCCAGAAGAAGAAAGAGCGTGCCGCCATGCTGGCGCTGATCGAGTCGGGCGAGGCCGCGCTGGTGGTGGGCACGCACGCGGTGATTCAAGAGCACGTCAAGTTCAAAAACTTGGGGCTGGCGGTCATTGACGAGCAGCACCGCTTTGGCGTGGCCCAGCGCCTGGCCTTGCGCGGCAAGATGCAGGCCCCCGGCATGGAGCCGCACATGCTGATGATGACGGCCACGCCGATTCCGCGCACGCTGGCCATGAGCTATTACGCCGACCTGGATGTGTCGGTGATCGACGAACTGCCCCCGGGCCGCACGCCCATCGTGACGCGGGTGGTGTCGGACCACCGCCGCGACGAAGTGGTGTCGCGCATCGGTGCGCAGTTGCAAGAAGGGCGGCAGGTGTACTGGGTGTGCCCTTTGATTGAAGAAAGCGAAGCCCTGGACCTGACCAACGCCACGCAAACCCACGCCGACCTGAGCGAGGCGCTGCCGGGTGTGATGGTGGGTTTGCTGCATTCGCGCATGCCGGTGGCCGAGAAAAAGGCGGTGATGGAGCTCTTCACCGCAGGCGTGATGGGCGTGCTGGTCAGCACCACGGTGATCGAGGTGGGGGTGGATGTGCCCAATGCCTCGCTGATGGTGATCGAGCACGCCGAGCGCTTTGGCCTCTCTCAGCTGCACCAGCTGCGCGGCCGGGTGGGGCGCGGCGCGGCGGCGTCGGCCTGCGTGCTGCTGTATGGCACGCCCGAGGGCGGACGCCTGAGCGAGACAGCCCGCGAGCGTTTGCGCGCCATGGTGGAGACGAACGACGGTTTCGAGATTGCCCGGCGCGATTTGGAGATTCGCGGACCCGGAGAGTTTTTGGGGGCGCGCCAGTCGGGTGCACCTTTGCTGCGTTTTGCCGACCTGGAGACCGATGGGCATTTGCTGGACTGGGCGAGGGCCTTGGCCCCGCAGATGCTGGACCAGCACCCGCATCTGGCCGAGCGGCACATTGGCCGGTGGTTGGGTGGAAAATCCGAATACCTCAAGGCTTGA
- a CDS encoding response regulator, with amino-acid sequence MKISQQISIIEHDDSLRHTLKEVLIFHGFAVLTFRCVEDFLAQDNFALADLILCDVNMEGMDGFQLVILLKNLNNNTPVILMSGSLLVQEETALELGAAAFMSKPFRLNELLRQIEVCIAG; translated from the coding sequence ATGAAAATTTCTCAGCAAATTTCCATCATTGAACATGACGACTCATTACGCCATACGTTGAAAGAAGTGTTGATTTTTCACGGATTCGCGGTGTTGACATTCCGTTGTGTTGAGGACTTTTTGGCACAGGACAACTTTGCTCTTGCTGACCTCATTTTGTGTGATGTCAACATGGAAGGCATGGATGGCTTTCAATTGGTCATACTACTCAAAAACCTAAACAACAACACCCCTGTCATCCTCATGTCAGGCAGTCTTTTAGTTCAAGAAGAGACAGCACTTGAACTTGGCGCAGCCGCATTTATGTCCAAACCTTTTCGCCTGAATGAACTGCTTCGACAAATTGAAGTGTGCATTGCGGGTTAA
- the queA gene encoding tRNA preQ1(34) S-adenosylmethionine ribosyltransferase-isomerase QueA, with protein sequence MSSSTSPRSFTLNDFDFELPPELIAQHPTAERSGSRLLDGAPGAVTDRIFRDLPGLLNPVDLLVFNDTKVIKARIFGEKASGGKLELLIERVLQGHQVVAHMKVSKKPLLGGKMHMAGGAHNGGFDAVLLGRWPDANGPLFHLQLSDEPHALMEKHGVMPLPPYIERPAGTADHEDTEEDAERYQTVFARAPGAVAAPTAALHFDEGVLAALAARGVHTASVTLHVGAGTFQPVKTENITEHHMHSEWYEVPEATQQAIAECKARGGQVVAVGTTTVRTLESWAKFNQASGDTEIFITPGFEFKVVDLLITNFHLPKSTLMMLVSAFAGYEHIMGLYRHAIAQKYRFFSYGDSMLLRRRT encoded by the coding sequence ATGTCCTCTTCTACCTCCCCCCGCAGTTTCACGCTCAACGACTTCGACTTTGAGCTCCCCCCCGAACTGATCGCCCAACACCCCACCGCCGAGCGCAGCGGCTCGCGCCTGCTCGACGGCGCACCCGGGGCGGTCACCGACCGGATTTTTCGTGACCTTCCCGGCCTGCTCAACCCGGTCGACCTGCTGGTGTTCAACGACACCAAGGTGATCAAGGCGCGCATCTTTGGCGAGAAGGCCTCAGGCGGCAAGCTGGAATTGCTGATCGAGCGCGTGCTGCAGGGCCACCAGGTGGTGGCGCACATGAAGGTGAGCAAAAAGCCACTGCTGGGCGGCAAGATGCACATGGCGGGCGGCGCACACAATGGCGGTTTTGATGCGGTGCTCTTGGGCCGTTGGCCCGACGCCAACGGTCCACTGTTTCACCTGCAGCTGAGTGACGAACCCCATGCGCTGATGGAAAAGCACGGCGTGATGCCACTGCCCCCCTACATTGAACGCCCTGCGGGCACAGCCGATCACGAGGACACCGAAGAAGACGCCGAGCGTTACCAAACCGTGTTTGCGCGCGCCCCTGGCGCGGTGGCCGCACCCACGGCAGCGCTGCATTTTGACGAAGGGGTGTTGGCCGCCTTGGCAGCGCGGGGTGTACACACCGCCAGCGTGACGCTGCATGTCGGTGCGGGCACTTTCCAGCCGGTCAAGACCGAGAACATTACCGAACACCACATGCACAGCGAATGGTACGAAGTGCCCGAAGCCACCCAGCAAGCGATTGCAGAGTGCAAGGCGCGTGGCGGCCAAGTGGTGGCGGTGGGCACGACCACCGTGCGCACGCTGGAATCGTGGGCCAAATTCAATCAGGCCAGCGGCGATACCGAGATTTTCATCACCCCAGGGTTTGAGTTCAAAGTGGTCGACCTGCTGATCACCAACTTCCACCTGCCCAAAAGTACCTTGATGATGCTGGTCAGCGCCTTTGCGGGCTACGAGCACATCATGGGTTTGTACCGCCACGCGATTGCACAGAAGTACCGGTTTTTCAGCTATGGGGATTCGATGCTGCTGAGGCGCCGCACTTAA